Proteins found in one Elephas maximus indicus isolate mEleMax1 chromosome 11, mEleMax1 primary haplotype, whole genome shotgun sequence genomic segment:
- the SALL3 gene encoding sal-like protein 3 isoform X2 yields MSRRKQAKPQHLRSDEELPPPDVASEHAIPGEGADDGDSGNESRSGSEETNVCEKCCAEFFKWTDFLEHKKNCTKNPLVLIVNEDEPAPPSEEFPEPSPASSPSDQAESEGAEEAAPAEAAEGGELKASEKEEEPMDVESPGDKGYPSQGPATAVKPPLPQGPEPTAMASYSMPNTNVTLETLLSTKVAVAQFSQSTRAAGGAGPGGGVSAVAIPVILEQLVALQQQQIHQLQLIEQIRSQVAMMSRQPLRPPLNPGAASATPSTPVPTASQLQGFATHPALQLSAGVPPATTGSTPSALPAAYEGPPLLSQPTSGASTPGAPSSGPAAPAESSVSTSSSTAPSSVSPPSVSNVASSSSRPQNAPTPPALGPGTLLTSASSLPNPLLPQTSSSSVIFPNPLVSIAATANALDPLSALMKHRKGKPPNVSVFEPKASSEDPFFKHKCRFCAKVFGSDSALQIHLRSHTGERPFKCNICGNRFSTKGNLKVHFQRHKEKYPHIQMNPYPVPEYLDNVPTCSGIPYGMSLPPEKPVTTWLDSKPVLSTVPTSLGLQLPPTIPGFTDSPSLTPMNHSPQRPSPASSECTSLSPGLNNSESGGTVVAESPQPALSAASLTKTEPLGLPPTNARAGDPPTSGQATTAPMPVANTAADSSVSSSLSNPVLPAVSDQFKAKFPFGGLLDSMQTSETSKLQQLVENIDKKMTDPNQCVICHRVLSCQSALKMHYRTHTGERPFKCKICGRAFTTKGNLKTHFGVHRAKPPLRVQHSCPICQKKFTNAVVLQQHIRMHMGGQIPNTPLPEGFQEAMDAELPYDEKSADALSNYDDDMDENSLEEDPELKDPVGDASKPLLAFSGSCPPSPPSVISSIAALENQMKMIDSVMSCQQLTSLKSLENGSGESDHLSNDSSSAAGDLESQSAGSPATSESSSSMQALSPTHSNGESFRSKSPGLSNQEEPQEIPLKTEKPDSPASAAENGGALDLTAATPGRPVVKEEAPFSLLFLNRERGPSQSSPSLVTSTAPTMIRMEVNGHSKPVSLGEGPPLPAGIQVPAGPQTVMSPGVTPLLTPPPRRTPKQHNCQSCGKTFSSASALQIHERTHTGEKPFGCTICGRAFTTKGNLKVHMGTHMWNNAPARRGRRLSVENPMALLGGDALKFSEMFQKDLAARAMNVDPNFWNQYAAAITNGLAMKNNEISVIQNGGIPQLPVSLGGSAIPPLGNLSGGMDKARTGSSPPTVGLDKASSEAGASRPFTRFIEDKEIGIN; encoded by the exons ccatCCCGGGGGAAGGCGCAGATGACGGTGACAGTGGGAACGAGAGCCGGAGTGGGAGCGAGGAGACCAACGTGTGCGAGAAGTGCTGCGCCGAGTTCTTCAAGTGGACTGACTTCCTGGAGCACAAGAAGAACTGTACCAAGAACCCGCTGGTGCTGATCGTGAACGAAGATGAGCCGGCGCCACCCTCCGAAGAGTTTCCGGAACCTTCTCCCGCCAGCTCTCCCAGCGACCAGGCAGAGAGCGAGGGTGCTGAAGAGGCTGCTCCGGCGGAGGCTGCTGAGGGCGGCGAGCTGAAGGCCtcggagaaggaggaggagcccATGGACGTGGAGAGCCCTGGAGACAAAGGCTACCCGAGCCAAGGCCCCGCGACCGCAGTGAAGCCTCCTCTACCTCAGGGCCCCGAGCCGACGGCCATGGCCAGTTACAGCATGCCAAACACCAACGTGACACTGGAGACGCTGCTGAGCACGAAGGTGGCAGTTGCCCAGTTCTCCCAGAGCACCCGGGCGGCGGGGGGTGCGGGCCCAGGTGGTGGGGTCTCGGCCGTGGCCATTCCGGTgatcctggagcagctggtggccctgcagcagcagcagatccaccagctgcagcTCATCGAGCAGATCCGCAGCCAGGTGGCCATGATGAGCCGCCAGCCGCTGCGGCCCCCCCTGAACCCTGGGGCGGCCTCTGCCACACCAAGCACACCTGTGCCCACCGCCAGCCAGCTTCAGGGCTTTGCCACCCACCCTGCCCTCCAGCTCTCTGCTGGGGTACCCCCTGCCACTACAGGGTCAACCCCCAGTGCCCTGCCGGCCGCCTACGAGGGCCCCCCACTCCTATCACAGCCCACCTCCGGGGCCAGCACCCCGGGCGCCCCCAGCAGCGGCCCCGCGGCCCCCGCAGAGTCCAGTGTCTCCACATCTTCCAGCACGGCCCCTTCGTCAGTGAGCCCTCCCTCCGTGTCAAACGTTGCCAGCAGCTCCTCCCGGCCGCAAAATGCCCCCACGCCCCCGGCCCTGGGACCTGGGACTCTCCTCACCTCGGCTTCCAGTCTGCCAAACCCACTTCTACCTCAGACCTCATCAAGTAGCGTCATTTTCCCCAACCCGCTGGTCAGCATTGCGGCCACAGCCAACGCGCTGGACCCCCTCTCGGCCCTCATGAAGCACCGCAAAGGGAAGCCCCCTAACGTGTCCGTATTTGAGCCCAAGGCAAGCTCCGAGGACCCTTTCTTCAAGCACAAGTGCAGGTTCTGTGCCAAGGTCTTCGGCAGCGACAGCGCCTTGCAGATCCACCTACGCTCACACACAGGGGAGCGGCCCTTCAAGTGCAACATCTGCGGCAACCGGTTCTCCACGAAAGGCAACCTGAAGGTTCACTTCCAGAGGCACAAGGAGAAGTACCCCCACATCCAGATGAACCCATACCCCGTGCCGGAATACCTCGACAACGTGCCCACTTGCTCCGGAATTCCCTACGGAATGTCCCTGCCTCCAGAAAAGCCTGTGACCACCTGGCTGGACAGCAAGCCGGTGTTGTCGACGGTCCCCACATCCCTGGGGCTACAGCTCCCGCCCACCATTCCTGGCTTCACTGACTCGCCCAGCCTCACACCCATGAACCACTCCCCACAGAGGCCCTCTCCTGCCTCCAGCGAGTGCACCTCCCTGTCTCCTGGCCTCAACAACTCTGagtctggtggcacggtggtggCCGAGTCCCCACAGCCCGCCCTCAGTGCGGCCTCTCTGACCAAAACTGAGCCCCTCGGACTGCCTCCCACAAACGCCAGGGCCGGGGACCCCCCCACCAGTGGGCAGGCCACCACCGCACCCATGCCCGTGGCCAACACAGCCGCTGACAGCAGTGTGTCCTCAAGCCTCTCAAACCCAGTGCTTCCGGCAGTCTCGGACCAGTTTAAGGCAAAGTTTCCATTTGGTGGCCTGCTTGACTCTATGCAAACATCCGAAACCTCAAAGCTGCAGCAGTTGGTGGAGAACATTgacaagaaaatgacagaccCCAACCAGTGTGTCATCTGCCACCGGGTGCTGAGCTGCCAGAGCGCCCTCAAGATGCACTACCGGACGCACACCGGAGAGCGGCCGTTTAAGTGCAAAATCTGCGGCCGGGCCTTCACCACCAAAGGCAACCTGAAGACACATTTCGGCGTACACCGGGCAAAGCCACCACTCAGGGTGCAGCACTCCTGCCCCATCTGCCAGAAGAAGTTCACCAACGCTGTGGTCCTGCAGCAGCACATCCGCATGCACATGGGGGGGCAGATCCCCAACACACCGCTGCCGGAGGGCTTCCAGGAGGCCATGGATGCTGAGCTCCCCTACGACGAGAAAAGCGCTGACGCCTTGAGCAACTACGACGATGACATGGATGAGAACTCCCTGGAGGAGGACCCGGAGCTTAAGGACCCGGTGGGTGATGCGTCCAAGCCCCTCCTGGCGTTCTCTGGCTCCTGCCCGCCATCCCCGCCTTCGGTCATCTCCAGTATCGCTGCCCTGGAGAACCAGATGAAGATGATCGACTCGGTCATGAGCTGCCAGCAGCTGACCAGCctcaagtccctggagaacggATCTGGGGAGAGCGACCATCTGAGCAACGACTCCTCGTCAGCCGCAGGAGACCTGGAGAGCCAGAGTGCGGGTAGCCCCGCCACGTCTGAGTCGTCGTCCTCCATGCAGGCGCTGTCTCCCACCCACAGCAACGGCGAGAGCTTCCGGTCCAAGTCCCCTGGCCTCAGCAACCAGGAGGAGCCCCAGGAAATACCGCTAAAGACGGAAAAGCCGGACAGCCCCGCCTCGGCTGCTGAGAATGGAGGCGCCCTGGACCTGACAGCTGCCACTCCAGGTCGGCCTGTGGTCAAGGAGGAAGCCCCCTTTAGCCTGCTGTTCCTGAATAGAGAACGGG GTCCCAGCCAAAGTTCTCCTAGCCTGGTCACCAGCACCGCGCCCACCATGATCAGGATGGAAGTGAACGGCCACAGCAAGCCTGTCTCACTGGGCGAGGGCCCCCCGCTCCCAGCCGGAATCCAGGTCCCTGCCGGGCCACAGACAGTGATGAGCCCTGGCGTCACCCCCCTGCTGACCCCCCCGCCACGCCGGACCCCCAAGCAGCACAACTGTCAGTCGTGCGGGAAGACCTTCTCCTCAGCCAGTGCTCTGCAGATACATGAGCGCACCCACACTGGGGAAAAGCCCTTTGGCTGCACAATCTGTGGTAGAGCTTTTACCACAAAGGGGAATCTCAAG GTTCACATGGGAACTCACATGTGGAATAACGCCCCTGCCAGACGAGGCCGCCGGCTCTCGGTGGAAAACCCCATGGCCCTGTTAGGGGGTGATGCCCTGAAGTTTTCCGAAATGTTCCAAAAGGATTTGGCAGCTCGAGCCATGAATGTTGACCCCAACTTTTGGAACCAGTATGCAGCAGCTATCACAAATGGTCTTGCCATGAAGAACAATGAGATTTCTGTCATACAGAATGGGGGTATCCCCCAGCTCCCAGTAAGTCTCGGCGGCAGCGCCATCCCCCCTCTGGGCAACCTCAGTGGCGGGATGGACAAGGCACGCACCGGCAGCAGCCCCCCCACTGTAGGCTTGGACAAAGCGAGCTCAGAGGCGGGGGCCAGCCGCCCGTTCACAAGGTTCATTGAGGACAAGGAGATCGGTATAAACTAG
- the SALL3 gene encoding sal-like protein 3 isoform X1: protein MSRRKQAKPQHLRSDEELPPPDVASEHAIPGEGADDGDSGNESRSGSEETNVCEKCCAEFFKWTDFLEHKKNCTKNPLVLIVNEDEPAPPSEEFPEPSPASSPSDQAESEGAEEAAPAEAAEGGELKASEKEEEPMDVESPGDKGYPSQGPATAVKPPLPQGPEPTAMASYSMPNTNVTLETLLSTKVAVAQFSQSTRAAGGAGPGGGVSAVAIPVILEQLVALQQQQIHQLQLIEQIRSQVAMMSRQPLRPPLNPGAASATPSTPVPTASQLQGFATHPALQLSAGVPPATTGSTPSALPAAYEGPPLLSQPTSGASTPGAPSSGPAAPAESSVSTSSSTAPSSVSPPSVSNVASSSSRPQNAPTPPALGPGTLLTSASSLPNPLLPQTSSSSVIFPNPLVSIAATANALDPLSALMKHRKGKPPNVSVFEPKASSEDPFFKHKCRFCAKVFGSDSALQIHLRSHTGERPFKCNICGNRFSTKGNLKVHFQRHKEKYPHIQMNPYPVPEYLDNVPTCSGIPYGMSLPPEKPVTTWLDSKPVLSTVPTSLGLQLPPTIPGFTDSPSLTPMNHSPQRPSPASSECTSLSPGLNNSESGGTVVAESPQPALSAASLTKTEPLGLPPTNARAGDPPTSGQATTAPMPVANTAADSSVSSSLSNPVLPAVSDQFKAKFPFGGLLDSMQTSETSKLQQLVENIDKKMTDPNQCVICHRVLSCQSALKMHYRTHTGERPFKCKICGRAFTTKGNLKTHFGVHRAKPPLRVQHSCPICQKKFTNAVVLQQHIRMHMGGQIPNTPLPEGFQEAMDAELPYDEKSADALSNYDDDMDENSLEEDPELKDPVGDASKPLLAFSGSCPPSPPSVISSIAALENQMKMIDSVMSCQQLTSLKSLENGSGESDHLSNDSSSAAGDLESQSAGSPATSESSSSMQALSPTHSNGESFRSKSPGLSNQEEPQEIPLKTEKPDSPASAAENGGALDLTAATPGRPVVKEEAPFSLLFLNRERGKCQSTVCNICGKPFACKSALDIHYRSHTKERPFVCSACSRGCSTMGNLKQHLLTHKLKELPSQLFEPNFALGPSQSSPSLVTSTAPTMIRMEVNGHSKPVSLGEGPPLPAGIQVPAGPQTVMSPGVTPLLTPPPRRTPKQHNCQSCGKTFSSASALQIHERTHTGEKPFGCTICGRAFTTKGNLKVHMGTHMWNNAPARRGRRLSVENPMALLGGDALKFSEMFQKDLAARAMNVDPNFWNQYAAAITNGLAMKNNEISVIQNGGIPQLPVSLGGSAIPPLGNLSGGMDKARTGSSPPTVGLDKASSEAGASRPFTRFIEDKEIGIN from the exons ccatCCCGGGGGAAGGCGCAGATGACGGTGACAGTGGGAACGAGAGCCGGAGTGGGAGCGAGGAGACCAACGTGTGCGAGAAGTGCTGCGCCGAGTTCTTCAAGTGGACTGACTTCCTGGAGCACAAGAAGAACTGTACCAAGAACCCGCTGGTGCTGATCGTGAACGAAGATGAGCCGGCGCCACCCTCCGAAGAGTTTCCGGAACCTTCTCCCGCCAGCTCTCCCAGCGACCAGGCAGAGAGCGAGGGTGCTGAAGAGGCTGCTCCGGCGGAGGCTGCTGAGGGCGGCGAGCTGAAGGCCtcggagaaggaggaggagcccATGGACGTGGAGAGCCCTGGAGACAAAGGCTACCCGAGCCAAGGCCCCGCGACCGCAGTGAAGCCTCCTCTACCTCAGGGCCCCGAGCCGACGGCCATGGCCAGTTACAGCATGCCAAACACCAACGTGACACTGGAGACGCTGCTGAGCACGAAGGTGGCAGTTGCCCAGTTCTCCCAGAGCACCCGGGCGGCGGGGGGTGCGGGCCCAGGTGGTGGGGTCTCGGCCGTGGCCATTCCGGTgatcctggagcagctggtggccctgcagcagcagcagatccaccagctgcagcTCATCGAGCAGATCCGCAGCCAGGTGGCCATGATGAGCCGCCAGCCGCTGCGGCCCCCCCTGAACCCTGGGGCGGCCTCTGCCACACCAAGCACACCTGTGCCCACCGCCAGCCAGCTTCAGGGCTTTGCCACCCACCCTGCCCTCCAGCTCTCTGCTGGGGTACCCCCTGCCACTACAGGGTCAACCCCCAGTGCCCTGCCGGCCGCCTACGAGGGCCCCCCACTCCTATCACAGCCCACCTCCGGGGCCAGCACCCCGGGCGCCCCCAGCAGCGGCCCCGCGGCCCCCGCAGAGTCCAGTGTCTCCACATCTTCCAGCACGGCCCCTTCGTCAGTGAGCCCTCCCTCCGTGTCAAACGTTGCCAGCAGCTCCTCCCGGCCGCAAAATGCCCCCACGCCCCCGGCCCTGGGACCTGGGACTCTCCTCACCTCGGCTTCCAGTCTGCCAAACCCACTTCTACCTCAGACCTCATCAAGTAGCGTCATTTTCCCCAACCCGCTGGTCAGCATTGCGGCCACAGCCAACGCGCTGGACCCCCTCTCGGCCCTCATGAAGCACCGCAAAGGGAAGCCCCCTAACGTGTCCGTATTTGAGCCCAAGGCAAGCTCCGAGGACCCTTTCTTCAAGCACAAGTGCAGGTTCTGTGCCAAGGTCTTCGGCAGCGACAGCGCCTTGCAGATCCACCTACGCTCACACACAGGGGAGCGGCCCTTCAAGTGCAACATCTGCGGCAACCGGTTCTCCACGAAAGGCAACCTGAAGGTTCACTTCCAGAGGCACAAGGAGAAGTACCCCCACATCCAGATGAACCCATACCCCGTGCCGGAATACCTCGACAACGTGCCCACTTGCTCCGGAATTCCCTACGGAATGTCCCTGCCTCCAGAAAAGCCTGTGACCACCTGGCTGGACAGCAAGCCGGTGTTGTCGACGGTCCCCACATCCCTGGGGCTACAGCTCCCGCCCACCATTCCTGGCTTCACTGACTCGCCCAGCCTCACACCCATGAACCACTCCCCACAGAGGCCCTCTCCTGCCTCCAGCGAGTGCACCTCCCTGTCTCCTGGCCTCAACAACTCTGagtctggtggcacggtggtggCCGAGTCCCCACAGCCCGCCCTCAGTGCGGCCTCTCTGACCAAAACTGAGCCCCTCGGACTGCCTCCCACAAACGCCAGGGCCGGGGACCCCCCCACCAGTGGGCAGGCCACCACCGCACCCATGCCCGTGGCCAACACAGCCGCTGACAGCAGTGTGTCCTCAAGCCTCTCAAACCCAGTGCTTCCGGCAGTCTCGGACCAGTTTAAGGCAAAGTTTCCATTTGGTGGCCTGCTTGACTCTATGCAAACATCCGAAACCTCAAAGCTGCAGCAGTTGGTGGAGAACATTgacaagaaaatgacagaccCCAACCAGTGTGTCATCTGCCACCGGGTGCTGAGCTGCCAGAGCGCCCTCAAGATGCACTACCGGACGCACACCGGAGAGCGGCCGTTTAAGTGCAAAATCTGCGGCCGGGCCTTCACCACCAAAGGCAACCTGAAGACACATTTCGGCGTACACCGGGCAAAGCCACCACTCAGGGTGCAGCACTCCTGCCCCATCTGCCAGAAGAAGTTCACCAACGCTGTGGTCCTGCAGCAGCACATCCGCATGCACATGGGGGGGCAGATCCCCAACACACCGCTGCCGGAGGGCTTCCAGGAGGCCATGGATGCTGAGCTCCCCTACGACGAGAAAAGCGCTGACGCCTTGAGCAACTACGACGATGACATGGATGAGAACTCCCTGGAGGAGGACCCGGAGCTTAAGGACCCGGTGGGTGATGCGTCCAAGCCCCTCCTGGCGTTCTCTGGCTCCTGCCCGCCATCCCCGCCTTCGGTCATCTCCAGTATCGCTGCCCTGGAGAACCAGATGAAGATGATCGACTCGGTCATGAGCTGCCAGCAGCTGACCAGCctcaagtccctggagaacggATCTGGGGAGAGCGACCATCTGAGCAACGACTCCTCGTCAGCCGCAGGAGACCTGGAGAGCCAGAGTGCGGGTAGCCCCGCCACGTCTGAGTCGTCGTCCTCCATGCAGGCGCTGTCTCCCACCCACAGCAACGGCGAGAGCTTCCGGTCCAAGTCCCCTGGCCTCAGCAACCAGGAGGAGCCCCAGGAAATACCGCTAAAGACGGAAAAGCCGGACAGCCCCGCCTCGGCTGCTGAGAATGGAGGCGCCCTGGACCTGACAGCTGCCACTCCAGGTCGGCCTGTGGTCAAGGAGGAAGCCCCCTTTAGCCTGCTGTTCCTGAATAGAGAACGGGGTAAGTGTCAAAGCACTGTTTGTAATATCTGTGGCAAGCCTTTTGCTTGCAAGAGTGCATTGGACATTCACTACCGCAGCCACACTAAGGAGCGTCCCTTTGTCTGCTCAGCCTGCAGTCGTGGGTGCTCCACTATGGGTAATTTAAAACAGCACTTACTGACGCACAAATtaaaagagctgccttctcagttATTTGAACCCAACTTTGCTCTAGGTCCCAGCCAAAGTTCTCCTAGCCTGGTCACCAGCACCGCGCCCACCATGATCAGGATGGAAGTGAACGGCCACAGCAAGCCTGTCTCACTGGGCGAGGGCCCCCCGCTCCCAGCCGGAATCCAGGTCCCTGCCGGGCCACAGACAGTGATGAGCCCTGGCGTCACCCCCCTGCTGACCCCCCCGCCACGCCGGACCCCCAAGCAGCACAACTGTCAGTCGTGCGGGAAGACCTTCTCCTCAGCCAGTGCTCTGCAGATACATGAGCGCACCCACACTGGGGAAAAGCCCTTTGGCTGCACAATCTGTGGTAGAGCTTTTACCACAAAGGGGAATCTCAAG GTTCACATGGGAACTCACATGTGGAATAACGCCCCTGCCAGACGAGGCCGCCGGCTCTCGGTGGAAAACCCCATGGCCCTGTTAGGGGGTGATGCCCTGAAGTTTTCCGAAATGTTCCAAAAGGATTTGGCAGCTCGAGCCATGAATGTTGACCCCAACTTTTGGAACCAGTATGCAGCAGCTATCACAAATGGTCTTGCCATGAAGAACAATGAGATTTCTGTCATACAGAATGGGGGTATCCCCCAGCTCCCAGTAAGTCTCGGCGGCAGCGCCATCCCCCCTCTGGGCAACCTCAGTGGCGGGATGGACAAGGCACGCACCGGCAGCAGCCCCCCCACTGTAGGCTTGGACAAAGCGAGCTCAGAGGCGGGGGCCAGCCGCCCGTTCACAAGGTTCATTGAGGACAAGGAGATCGGTATAAACTAG